The following proteins are co-located in the Myroides profundi genome:
- a CDS encoding DEAD/DEAH box helicase, which translates to MTFEDLQLNKNILRAIDELGYKEPTPIQQKAIPFILAEKDLIGCAQTGTGKTAAFAMPIIHYLHKLGNTKKAKKAKVLIVTPTRELAVQIGDNFEKYAKYTNVTYITLYGGMSIKPQIEQLNKGADVIIGTPGRLLDLYKQKHLDLDHLHFLVLDEADLMLDMGFIDDVKKLIQLTPSNRQTLLFSATMPLPIRELAHEFLQKPEYVAVDPISSTAQSVKQKVYFVEKGDKKKLLYHIIRNEKLSDVLVFTRTKAGADTVVESLKKNGVNAEPFHGDMSQTARQAALDSFKNKETKVLVATDIAARGIDIDNLPVVINYDLPNIPETFVHRIGRTGRAGNDGVAISFCDKSEKTYWEAICKFGRLQPKIVTDHPFPWKETTTKDGQTPKKDYRKKPGQSNSRKSENSKKNKKRWY; encoded by the coding sequence ATGACATTCGAAGACTTACAATTAAATAAGAATATATTACGTGCCATAGATGAGTTAGGTTACAAAGAACCTACTCCTATTCAACAAAAAGCAATCCCTTTTATCTTAGCTGAAAAAGATCTAATAGGATGTGCACAGACTGGTACAGGTAAAACAGCTGCCTTTGCAATGCCTATTATTCACTATTTACACAAACTTGGAAATACTAAAAAAGCAAAGAAAGCTAAAGTACTTATCGTTACTCCTACTCGTGAACTAGCTGTTCAGATAGGCGATAACTTCGAAAAATATGCTAAGTATACTAATGTGACGTATATCACACTATATGGAGGTATGTCTATCAAGCCCCAAATAGAACAATTAAACAAAGGTGCAGATGTGATCATTGGTACTCCTGGTCGTCTATTGGACTTATATAAACAAAAACACTTAGACCTAGATCATCTACACTTTTTAGTATTAGATGAAGCAGACTTAATGTTAGATATGGGATTCATTGATGATGTCAAAAAGTTAATACAACTTACTCCTTCTAATAGACAGACCCTATTATTCTCTGCTACGATGCCACTTCCTATTAGAGAGTTAGCTCATGAATTCTTACAAAAGCCAGAATATGTAGCAGTAGATCCTATCTCTTCAACGGCACAATCTGTTAAACAAAAAGTGTACTTCGTAGAGAAAGGAGACAAGAAAAAGTTATTATACCATATCATTCGTAACGAAAAGTTATCTGATGTACTTGTCTTTACTCGTACAAAGGCAGGTGCTGATACTGTAGTAGAATCACTTAAAAAGAACGGTGTCAATGCTGAGCCATTCCATGGAGATATGTCACAAACAGCTAGACAAGCTGCTTTAGATAGCTTTAAAAACAAAGAAACAAAAGTACTAGTAGCTACTGATATAGCTGCTCGTGGTATCGATATAGATAATCTACCTGTTGTAATTAACTACGACTTACCGAATATCCCTGAAACCTTTGTACACCGTATAGGTCGTACTGGTAGAGCTGGTAATGATGGAGTAGCTATTTCTTTCTGTGATAAATCTGAGAAGACCTATTGGGAGGCTATTTGTAAGTTCGGTAGATTACAACCAAAGATTGTTACGGATCATCCTTTCCCTTGGAAAGAGACTACCACTAAAGATGGTCAAACTCCTAAAAAAGATTATAGAAAAAAACCTGGTCAGAGCAATTCTCGTAAATCAGAAAACTCTAAAAAGAATAAAAAACGTTGGTATTAG
- the scpA gene encoding methylmalonyl-CoA mutase, which translates to MKRKDLQHLTINTSTVRTQSEASDFTTAEGIDINKVYSEADLDKVEHIGFGAGFAPNLRGPYATMYVRRPWTIRQYAGFSTAEESNAFYRRNLAAGQKGLSVAFDLATHRGYDSDHERVVGDVGKAGVAIDSVEDMKILFDQIPLGEMSVSMTMNGAVLPVLAFYIVAAMEQGVDKKLLSGTIQNDILKEFMVRNTYIYPPTPSMKIIADIFDYTSNHMPKFNSISISGYHMQEAGATADIELAYTLADGLEYIRTGLNAGMKIDDFAPRLSFFWAIGMNHFMEIAKMRAGRMLWAKLLKQFEPKSDKSLALRTHCQTSGWSLTEQDPFNNVARTAIEAAAAAFGGTQSLHTNALDEAIALPTDFSARIARNTQIFLQEETKICKTVDPWAGSYYVESLTQEIAEKAWALIEEVEELGGMTKAIEAGIPKLRIEEAAARKQARIDSGQDVIVGVNKYRLEKEDPLHILEVDNQTVRKAQIDRLNHIKATRDNTKVAEALAALTQSAKTGEGNLLALAVEAATHRATLGEISDALESVFGRFKAQIQSVSGVYSKEIKDDKSFKKARELADKFAEVEGRRPRIMIAKMGQDGHDRGAKVVATGYADVGFDVDIGPLFQTPAEAAKQAVENDVHALGVSSLAAGHKTLVPQVIEELKKYGRDDIMVIVGGVIPAQDYQFLFDAGAVAVFGPGTKISDAAITMLEILLGDET; encoded by the coding sequence ATGAAAAGAAAGGACTTACAACATTTGACTATAAATACCTCAACAGTGAGAACTCAGTCAGAAGCATCTGACTTCACTACTGCTGAAGGTATTGATATAAATAAAGTCTACAGTGAAGCTGACTTGGATAAAGTAGAGCACATAGGCTTCGGAGCAGGGTTTGCGCCTAACTTACGTGGCCCTTATGCTACCATGTATGTACGCCGTCCATGGACGATACGTCAGTATGCGGGATTCTCTACTGCGGAAGAGAGTAATGCTTTCTACAGACGTAACTTGGCTGCTGGACAAAAAGGACTATCTGTAGCCTTCGACTTAGCTACACACCGCGGATATGACTCAGATCACGAACGTGTAGTAGGTGATGTAGGTAAAGCTGGTGTAGCAATAGATAGCGTAGAAGATATGAAGATCTTATTTGATCAGATACCTCTAGGCGAGATGTCTGTATCTATGACGATGAACGGAGCCGTACTTCCTGTTCTGGCTTTCTACATTGTAGCTGCTATGGAACAAGGAGTAGATAAAAAACTATTGTCAGGTACGATACAGAATGATATTCTAAAAGAGTTTATGGTGCGTAATACATACATCTACCCACCTACTCCTTCTATGAAGATCATCGCTGACATCTTTGACTATACGAGTAATCATATGCCGAAGTTTAACTCTATCTCTATCTCTGGATATCATATGCAAGAGGCAGGTGCTACAGCAGATATTGAGTTAGCTTATACCTTGGCAGATGGACTAGAATATATCCGTACTGGACTTAATGCTGGTATGAAGATAGATGACTTCGCACCTCGACTGTCATTCTTCTGGGCGATAGGAATGAATCACTTCATGGAAATTGCTAAGATGCGTGCAGGTCGTATGTTATGGGCTAAGTTATTAAAACAGTTCGAACCTAAATCTGATAAGTCATTAGCACTGCGCACACACTGTCAGACATCAGGATGGAGTCTTACAGAGCAAGACCCGTTTAACAATGTGGCTCGTACTGCTATAGAGGCTGCTGCTGCTGCGTTCGGTGGGACACAATCTCTGCATACGAATGCGCTAGATGAGGCTATCGCCTTACCAACGGATTTCTCTGCGCGTATTGCTCGTAATACACAGATATTCTTACAAGAAGAGACTAAAATATGTAAAACAGTAGATCCTTGGGCAGGTAGCTATTATGTAGAGAGCCTTACACAAGAGATCGCTGAGAAAGCATGGGCGCTGATAGAAGAAGTAGAAGAGTTAGGTGGGATGACTAAGGCTATCGAAGCAGGTATTCCTAAACTTCGTATAGAAGAAGCAGCTGCTCGTAAACAGGCTCGTATTGACAGTGGACAAGATGTTATCGTAGGAGTAAATAAGTATCGTCTTGAAAAAGAAGATCCATTACATATCTTAGAAGTAGATAATCAGACTGTGCGCAAGGCTCAGATAGACCGTCTAAACCATATTAAAGCTACTCGTGATAATACTAAGGTAGCTGAAGCACTAGCTGCATTAACACAATCGGCTAAGACTGGAGAAGGTAACCTATTAGCTCTAGCTGTAGAAGCTGCTACACATAGAGCTACATTAGGAGAGATAAGTGACGCGTTAGAAAGCGTATTCGGAAGATTTAAAGCACAAATCCAATCTGTAAGTGGTGTGTATAGCAAAGAAATAAAAGATGATAAGAGCTTTAAGAAAGCTCGTGAACTAGCTGATAAATTCGCTGAAGTAGAAGGTCGTCGTCCTCGTATTATGATTGCGAAGATGGGGCAAGATGGTCATGACCGCGGTGCAAAAGTAGTAGCTACGGGTTATGCTGACGTTGGATTTGATGTGGATATAGGTCCGTTATTCCAAACGCCTGCAGAAGCTGCTAAACAAGCTGTAGAAAATGATGTGCACGCATTAGGAGTTTCTTCTCTAGCTGCAGGTCATAAGACATTAGTTCCTCAAGTAATAGAGGAGTTAAAGAAATACGGTAGAGATGATATTATGGTTATCGTAGGTGGTGTTATTCCAGCTCAAGATTACCAGTTCTTATTCGATGCTGGTGCAGTAGCTGTATTTGGTCCTGGTACTAAAATCAGTGACGCAGCGATAACAATGTTAGAAATATTATTAGGTGACGAAACTTAA
- a CDS encoding aspartate kinase, protein MKVLKFGGTSVGSPERMQQLLPIIHSQQSDRHLVVLSAVSGTTNALVGIAEAYTNGKKEDAKKQIDNLYATYKTFIKQLFKTEEGLRMATEVIDHHFNLLESFSNDLFTAIEERIVLAQGELLSTTLFHFYLKEIGVSSVLLPALDFMRIDEEQEPNLDYIRTQASTLLAQYPKDTLFITQGYICRNAFGEIDNLRRGGSDYTASLIGAVLQAEEIQIWTDIDGFHNNDPRYVPNTKPIANLSFDEAAELAYFGAKILHPQSVFPAKRFNVPVRLLDTMELSAPGTLISDNCQNDDQIVAIAAKDGITAIRIHSSRMLLAYGFLRRVFEVFERYKTPIDMITTSEVAVSLTIDNTQYLKEIIEELNFFGHVEVDTDQAIICIVGDFRNNKLGHATIVSEAVKHLPIRMISYGGSEHNISILVSASQKLEALRSLHSRLF, encoded by the coding sequence ATGAAAGTTTTAAAATTTGGAGGTACTTCAGTAGGAAGCCCAGAAAGGATGCAACAGTTGTTGCCGATTATTCATTCGCAGCAAAGCGATCGTCATTTAGTAGTCTTATCTGCTGTGTCAGGTACTACTAATGCCTTAGTAGGAATAGCAGAAGCGTATACTAATGGCAAAAAGGAGGATGCAAAGAAACAAATCGATAACCTATATGCTACTTATAAAACTTTCATAAAGCAATTATTTAAAACAGAGGAGGGTCTGCGGATGGCGACAGAAGTAATAGATCACCACTTTAATTTGTTAGAGTCTTTTAGCAATGATCTATTTACTGCTATAGAAGAAAGAATAGTATTAGCACAAGGAGAGTTACTATCTACTACGCTATTTCACTTTTACTTAAAAGAGATTGGGGTAAGCTCTGTGTTACTTCCTGCACTTGATTTTATGCGTATCGATGAAGAACAGGAACCTAATCTTGACTATATCCGTACTCAAGCAAGTACTCTATTAGCACAGTATCCTAAAGATACTTTATTTATTACTCAAGGATATATTTGTCGCAATGCTTTTGGTGAAATAGACAACCTTAGAAGAGGTGGGTCTGACTATACAGCTTCTCTAATAGGGGCAGTGTTACAAGCAGAAGAGATACAAATCTGGACAGATATAGATGGATTCCATAATAACGATCCTCGTTATGTGCCGAATACCAAGCCTATTGCTAATCTGAGCTTTGATGAGGCAGCAGAGTTGGCTTATTTTGGAGCAAAGATTTTACACCCACAGAGTGTATTCCCTGCGAAGAGATTTAATGTACCAGTACGATTATTAGATACGATGGAGTTAAGTGCACCAGGTACTTTAATCTCAGATAACTGCCAGAATGATGATCAGATCGTGGCGATAGCAGCTAAGGATGGTATTACGGCTATACGTATTCACTCTTCGCGTATGTTATTAGCATACGGATTTTTAAGAAGAGTTTTCGAAGTATTCGAACGATATAAAACGCCGATAGATATGATCACTACGTCTGAGGTAGCTGTATCACTAACCATAGATAATACGCAGTATCTAAAAGAGATTATAGAAGAACTAAACTTCTTCGGTCATGTAGAGGTAGATACAGATCAGGCTATCATCTGTATCGTAGGAGATTTTAGAAATAATAAATTAGGACATGCTACTATTGTTTCTGAAGCAGTAAAGCACTTGCCTATCCGTATGATATCGTATGGTGGAAGTGAGCATAATATATCTATTTTAGTTTCAGCTAGTCAGAAGTTAGAAGCATTGAGATCATTACACAGTAGATTATTTTAA
- a CDS encoding methylmalonyl-CoA mutase subunit beta translates to MTNQLFEEFEKVSSKAWKNQIQFELKGADYNETLVWESLEGIKVKPFYHNDADHRPIPVQTSTSHFNIVQRVYVFDIERSIAKTLDTLNRGAEVIYFTIDNPSIDATELLTALPKTHQYFFVFNFLDTAYARKLSTYATSNGYKITILLDPIHQLTTDGNWHTNLNSDLSNLNECVGIANNVAIHVDATVYQNAGANMTQQLAYALAHLNEYLNRIELKNTPIYIETAVGTNYFFEIAKLRALRLLAELVTKEYNTDTKIHIIAIPTKRNKTLYDYNVNMLRTTTECMSAVLGGADLISNLAYDAIYHKENEFGDRISRNQLLILKQESYFDAVDNPAEGAYYIESLTNQLAEKALELFKSIEKADGLITSLIEGTIQKKINESAQKEQELFNNGKEVLLGTNKYPNPQDMMSHDLELFPFVKQNPRKTLIVPIIEKRLAESYEQNRLEEEKSTKQ, encoded by the coding sequence ATGACTAACCAATTATTCGAAGAATTTGAAAAAGTTTCTTCTAAGGCGTGGAAAAACCAAATACAGTTTGAGTTAAAAGGCGCTGACTACAATGAAACACTTGTTTGGGAAAGTTTAGAGGGAATTAAGGTAAAGCCATTCTATCACAATGATGCTGATCACCGTCCGATTCCTGTACAGACTAGTACCTCTCATTTTAACATTGTACAGAGGGTATACGTTTTTGATATTGAGAGATCGATAGCAAAGACGCTTGATACACTTAATAGAGGAGCTGAAGTGATCTACTTCACGATAGACAATCCTTCTATAGATGCTACAGAATTATTAACTGCACTACCAAAAACGCACCAATACTTCTTCGTATTTAACTTCCTAGATACTGCATATGCTAGAAAGTTATCTACGTATGCTACTAGCAATGGATATAAGATAACAATCTTATTAGACCCTATACACCAACTAACAACTGATGGTAACTGGCACACTAACCTGAACAGCGACCTAAGTAATCTAAATGAATGTGTAGGTATAGCTAATAATGTAGCTATTCATGTAGATGCTACTGTGTACCAAAATGCTGGTGCTAATATGACACAGCAGTTAGCATACGCACTAGCTCATCTAAATGAGTACCTCAACAGAATAGAGTTAAAGAATACTCCTATTTATATAGAAACGGCTGTAGGAACTAACTATTTCTTCGAAATAGCAAAACTACGTGCACTTCGCTTACTAGCAGAGCTAGTAACTAAAGAATACAACACCGATACGAAGATACACATCATCGCTATCCCTACTAAACGAAACAAAACATTATATGACTATAATGTGAATATGCTACGTACTACTACGGAGTGTATGAGTGCTGTATTAGGAGGTGCTGACTTGATTAGTAACTTAGCTTATGATGCTATCTATCACAAAGAGAATGAATTCGGAGATCGTATATCTCGTAACCAACTCTTAATCTTAAAACAAGAAAGTTATTTCGATGCAGTGGACAATCCTGCTGAAGGGGCATACTATATCGAATCACTTACTAATCAACTAGCTGAGAAAGCATTAGAGCTGTTTAAATCAATAGAAAAAGCAGATGGATTAATCACTTCTCTAATCGAAGGAACAATCCAGAAAAAAATAAATGAAAGTGCTCAAAAAGAACAAGAGCTTTTCAACAATGGTAAAGAAGTCCTATTAGGTACTAATAAGTATCCTAATCCTCAAGATATGATGAGTCACGACCTTGAGTTATTCCCTTTTGTTAAACAGAATCCTCGTAAGACGCTTATCGTTCCGATTATAGAGAAACGACTGGCAGAAAGCTATGAACAAAATAGATTAGAGGAAGAAAAATCAACTAAACAATAA
- the udk gene encoding uridine kinase, producing MLIIGIAGGTGSGKTTVVQQIINELPETEVGVISQDSYYKATDNLSLEERTLINFDHPRSIDFELLVKHLKELKEGNSINQPVYSFVKHNRTDDYILTHPRKVMIVEGILILCHPELRDMCDIKIFVHADSDERLIRRLKRDIADRGRDMMEVVNRYQTTLKPMHDQFIEPSKAFADIIIPNDTYNTVAIDIVRTVINEKIG from the coding sequence ATGCTTATTATAGGAATTGCAGGAGGTACTGGAAGTGGTAAAACTACAGTAGTTCAACAAATTATAAATGAACTACCGGAAACCGAAGTTGGAGTTATATCACAGGATTCATACTACAAGGCGACTGATAATCTTTCGTTAGAAGAAAGAACGTTAATTAACTTTGACCACCCTCGTTCAATTGACTTTGAATTATTGGTAAAACACCTAAAAGAATTAAAAGAAGGAAACAGTATTAACCAACCTGTTTACTCGTTCGTGAAACACAATCGTACTGATGATTATATCTTAACTCACCCTCGTAAAGTAATGATCGTAGAAGGTATTCTTATTCTATGTCATCCAGAGCTACGCGATATGTGTGACATTAAGATATTCGTTCACGCAGATTCTGATGAGCGTCTGATTAGAAGATTAAAGAGAGATATAGCTGATAGAGGTAGAGATATGATGGAAGTGGTAAACAGATATCAAACAACTTTAAAGCCGATGCACGACCAGTTTATCGAGCCTTCTAAGGCATTCGCAGACATCATTATCCCTAATGATACCTATAATACTGTTGCCATCGATATTGTTCGTACAGTTATTAATGAAAAAATCGGTTAA
- a CDS encoding SanA/YdcF family protein, whose protein sequence is MKKIFKYTFYLALLALFLIWFANYRVTNTTKDQLYSSVHEIPHNKVGMVLGTTKLLAGGYLNYYFTYRIEATAALYKAGKIDYIVVSGDHSRNDYNEPKDMEQALIEQGVPKEKIYLDYAGLRTLDSVYRMQAIFGQDSFTIISQPFHNERAVYIANHLDLNTVAYNAQDVSRNFGFKTMLREKFARVKVLLDNLINKKPKHLGAPVQIGEGIIQERAQDK, encoded by the coding sequence ATGAAAAAGATCTTTAAATACACTTTCTACTTAGCACTACTCGCTTTATTCCTTATATGGTTTGCGAATTATAGGGTAACTAATACAACCAAAGACCAACTGTACAGCTCTGTACATGAAATACCTCACAACAAAGTGGGTATGGTACTTGGAACTACTAAATTACTTGCAGGAGGCTATTTGAACTATTACTTCACTTATCGAATAGAAGCTACAGCAGCTCTCTACAAGGCAGGTAAAATAGATTATATTGTAGTAAGTGGTGACCACAGTCGCAATGACTATAACGAACCTAAAGATATGGAACAAGCCCTAATAGAACAGGGTGTTCCTAAAGAAAAGATATACCTAGATTATGCAGGACTACGTACATTAGATTCTGTCTATCGAATGCAAGCTATATTCGGACAAGATAGTTTTACGATTATCTCTCAACCGTTTCACAATGAAAGAGCTGTATACATTGCTAATCATCTAGACCTTAATACAGTTGCTTATAATGCGCAAGATGTCTCTCGTAACTTTGGTTTTAAAACCATGCTTAGAGAAAAATTCGCTAGAGTTAAAGTATTACTAGATAACCTAATCAACAAAAAGCCTAAACATCTAGGAGCTCCTGTTCAAATAGGAGAAGGTATAATACAAGAAAGAGCTCAAGATAAATAA
- a CDS encoding FtsB family cell division protein, translated as MKIVETLKNYKYVSLLKNPFFLVGLLFVIWIIFFDSSSLLEQRVIDQEINKLEDNKKYFENEIAKDRQAIKGLKSGDATEKYARENYYMKRENEDVFIIEFDTLSAQ; from the coding sequence ATGAAAATAGTTGAGACCCTAAAAAATTATAAATATGTAAGCCTACTAAAAAATCCTTTTTTTTTAGTAGGTCTTTTATTTGTAATTTGGATAATATTTTTTGACAGTTCTTCTTTATTAGAACAGCGGGTTATAGATCAAGAGATTAACAAGCTGGAGGACAATAAGAAGTACTTCGAAAACGAAATAGCAAAAGATAGACAGGCTATCAAAGGTCTAAAAAGTGGAGACGCTACAGAAAAATATGCTCGTGAAAATTATTATATGAAGCGGGAGAATGAAGATGTCTTTATTATAGAGTTTGACACACTGTCTGCACAATAA
- a CDS encoding siderophore-interacting protein yields MAKKGNIQRKVFTLKNREYITPHYIRITLSGNDVADFKDTTIGVNNKIFIAPEGCAEVHLPEFDFEKGAWKPQEESIKPYVRTYTHRGIDLEKNELYIDFVAHGDEGPASNWAINAEIGDPLGVAMGCDPSELYPEAAWYILVGDGTAIPVLGAILESLPVDARVNAVIEVESVEDIQELPTHAESKIEWLINPTSGQNSELAKRAKEIIAEHSDEMSKFGYVAAEFDTVKELRNYLRKELNWTKDELYAYSYWKFGKAESASEADRRAEKASLE; encoded by the coding sequence ATGGCAAAGAAAGGTAACATACAGCGCAAAGTATTTACATTAAAGAATAGAGAGTATATCACGCCACATTATATACGTATTACACTAAGCGGAAATGATGTAGCTGATTTTAAGGATACAACGATAGGAGTTAATAATAAAATATTTATCGCTCCAGAAGGATGTGCTGAGGTACACCTACCAGAGTTTGACTTCGAGAAAGGGGCATGGAAGCCTCAAGAGGAATCAATCAAACCTTATGTACGTACTTATACACATAGAGGAATCGATTTAGAAAAGAATGAGTTATACATAGATTTCGTAGCACATGGTGATGAAGGGCCAGCTTCTAACTGGGCTATTAATGCTGAGATCGGTGATCCACTAGGTGTAGCTATGGGATGTGATCCTAGTGAGCTATATCCTGAGGCTGCATGGTATATCCTAGTAGGAGATGGTACAGCTATACCAGTACTAGGAGCTATATTAGAGTCTCTACCTGTAGATGCTAGAGTGAATGCTGTGATAGAGGTAGAAAGTGTAGAGGATATACAAGAACTACCTACTCATGCAGAGTCTAAAATAGAATGGCTGATCAATCCTACTTCTGGGCAAAACTCGGAATTAGCGAAGAGAGCAAAAGAAATCATAGCAGAGCACAGTGATGAGATGTCTAAGTTCGGATATGTGGCAGCTGAGTTTGATACAGTAAAAGAATTGAGAAACTACCTTCGAAAAGAATTAAACTGGACAAAGGATGAGTTGTACGCTTATTCTTATTGGAAGTTTGGTAAGGCAGAGTCTGCTTCTGAAGCTGACCGTAGAGCTGAAAAAGCGAGCTTAGAATAA